GAACTCATCGGCAATGTCCTCGGCGTCCGGCCGGTCCTGGGCTTCGACGGAGGCCACCTCAAGGCCGTGCGCCGGGTGCGTGCCAAAGACGCCACGCGCGACATCCTCGGCCAACTGGAAGAACGCTTTGGCCGTGATCCGGTGGCCGTGACCATCGGGCACGCGGGCCGCGACCCCGCCCGCGTCGCCGAACTCAAGGCCGCCGTGAGCGCCAGCCGCCTGAACGTCGCCCAGGGCCGCCTGCAACTGATGGGGCCGGTGATCGGTGCCCACGTCGGCCCCGGCACCTACGGCCTGCTGGCCCGGCCCTATGCGGGTTAGCCGTCAGGCGTTCCAGGCAAAGCGGCGCGTGCCGCAAGCGCGAGGCGGGCCGTTTGGCCTTTCGCCGCACCGGTCGTCTGCCTTCAGCCCCTGCGCGCCGTGAACAGCACCCGCGTGAAGGCGTAGAACACCCGCTCACCCGGCCACTGCTCCCGCAGCCGCGCCAGATACGCCGCCGTGAACCGTTCCCCGTCCGCCGCGTTCAGCCGCGAGAGGTACGGTACCAGCGCCGTGCCGCGCGTCCAGTCGAGGATGCCCTCCGCACCCGGCAGCACCACCGGATAGACCTTGCTGATGGCGGTGATGTCCAGGGCGCCCAGCTCATCCAGCCGCTCGGCGTACTGCGCGGGTGTCAGCACCGGGGAAGCTCCGTGCGCCGTGCCGAAGCGCGTGAAGCCCTGCAACTCTTCCCCGAACTCGTTCGCCGTCTCGGTCAGCAGGCGGTGGCTGGCATGATCGTGGTTGGCGGGCACCTGCACCGCCAGCACACCGCCAGGCCGCACCCTTTCCCACAGCCGGGCCAGCAGCGCCCGGTGGTCGGGGAGCCACTGCAAAGCCGCGTTGGAGAAGATCAGGTCGTACTCCCCCTGAAGCTCCAGAATGTCCCCCTGCTCGAAACGCAGATGGGGCAGCCCCGCCGCGTCCGCCTTTGCCAGCATCTCCGCACTGCTGTCCAGCCCCAGCACCCGCGCCCCCGGAAAGCGTTCCGCCAGCGTCCGCGTGTGTTCCCCGGTGCCGCACCCCAGGTCCACAATCTCGCGGTAGGGGAGGTCGGGCAGCATCGCCAGCAGGTCACGGACGGGGGCGCTCCGGGCTTCGCGGTGGCGGTGGTACTGGTCGGGGTTCCAGGTCATGCCCCCAGCGTAAGCCATCTCCAGTCATTCTGTCCGTACTCCAGTAGTAACAAGGAAAAAGCCAAAAAGTTCGGCTGGAAGAGCATTCCCTCCAGCCGTTCCACGGGTATGACCTATTTGTCGTGCTCGCGCTCTTCCTTCGCCCCCGCCTTCTTGGCTGCCGCGTGGGCGACGGCAAAGGCGCGGTGTTCATCCCCGCCGTACTCGTCCAGGGCGCTATTGAACGCCTTCAGAAACGCTTCTTTCTGGTGGTGGTCGTACTGGTCCACCTGGGACTGCGGCAGGTCCGAAATGCTGTTGTAGGGCATACTTCCTCCTCCCGCCCATGCTGAGGGGCATTTCTGAGGCGCGCGCCGCAAGCGTGTAAAGGTGGGCAAAGGGGAGGGGCGGACGCCCGCAGGCCCGCCCCCCGTTTCTGCCTCGCTCAGAGCTTCGTCAGGTACGCCGTTCCGCCTTCGACCTCCGCCGCGTCCCCCTCGCCCGGGCCGAAGGTCAGCTCGGGCGCCAGCACCTCCCCGGCGATGAAGTCGCGCCAGGTTTCGGCGGCCTCGCGGGCGTCCCCCGTCAACTCCAGGGCGAGGCGGATGCGGTCCTGCACCTCGAAACCCGCCGCCTTGCGCGCCTCCTGAATGCCGCGCACCAGGTCGCGGGCCAGGCCCTCCAGCACCAGCTCACGGGTGAGGTGCGTGTCGA
The window above is part of the Deinococcus metallilatus genome. Proteins encoded here:
- a CDS encoding methyltransferase domain-containing protein, which produces MTWNPDQYHRHREARSAPVRDLLAMLPDLPYREIVDLGCGTGEHTRTLAERFPGARVLGLDSSAEMLAKADAAGLPHLRFEQGDILELQGEYDLIFSNAALQWLPDHRALLARLWERVRPGGVLAVQVPANHDHASHRLLTETANEFGEELQGFTRFGTAHGASPVLTPAQYAERLDELGALDITAISKVYPVVLPGAEGILDWTRGTALVPYLSRLNAADGERFTAAYLARLREQWPGERVFYAFTRVLFTARRG
- a CDS encoding ChaB family protein, producing MPYNSISDLPQSQVDQYDHHQKEAFLKAFNSALDEYGGDEHRAFAVAHAAAKKAGAKEEREHDK